The following DNA comes from Peribacillus sp. FSL E2-0218.
ATGGCTACCCAATCTTTGTTCAGAATGCCCTTCCTGGTGAAAAAGCGAAAATTAAAGTGATGAAGGCCAATAAAGGATATGGCTTCGGCCGATTGATGGAGATTATAGAAAACAGTCCATATCGTGTCGAGGTTAAAGCGGAAGACTTCCATAAATATGGCGGATGTCAGCTGCAGCATATGAGCTACGAAGGACAGCTGGAATTCAAGGAAAAGCAAGTCCGTGAAGTGATGGCGCGGATCGGGAAATTGGAAGGCGCGGTTGTCCATCCGATCATCGGCATGGAGAACCCGACTCATTATCGAAATAAGGCGCAAGTGCCTGTCGGCGATAAGGATGGAGAGTTAATCGCGGGATTCTTTAAACCACGGACACATGAGATTGTCGAAACAAAAGAAAGCATCATCCAACATGAAGTGATCAGTGAGGTTGTTCAAGTTGTGAAGGAGATTTTCAGTAAGCTTGGCATTCCTGCTTACGATGAGGAGTCACACAAAGGTGTATTGCGGCACATCATGGCCCGTTACGGCAAGCAAACAGGCGAATTGATGATCGTTCTCGTTACAAGAACGAAAAGCATTCCTTTCATAGAAACCATCGTCAAGGAAATCGTGGACCGCCTGCCTAAAGTGAAATCAATCGTACAAAATGTGAATTCCAAGAAAACGAACGTCATCCTAGGCGATCACATGACCTTATTATGGGGCGACGAAGTGATTCATGATATGATCGGCGATGTGAAATTTGCCATTTCCGCTAAATCCTTTTATCAAATCAACCCCGATCAAACCAAGGTTCTTTATGATAAAGCACTTGATTACGCGGGGCTAACGGGAGAAGAGACGGTGATTGATGCATATTGCGGCATTGGCACGATCTCGTTATTCCTGGCTAAACAAGCGAAAAAAGTCATCGGTGTTGAAGTGG
Coding sequences within:
- the rlmD gene encoding 23S rRNA (uracil(1939)-C(5))-methyltransferase RlmD, giving the protein MKKTAPVAKNDIIEVLFEDLTHEGAGVAKVDGYPIFVQNALPGEKAKIKVMKANKGYGFGRLMEIIENSPYRVEVKAEDFHKYGGCQLQHMSYEGQLEFKEKQVREVMARIGKLEGAVVHPIIGMENPTHYRNKAQVPVGDKDGELIAGFFKPRTHEIVETKESIIQHEVISEVVQVVKEIFSKLGIPAYDEESHKGVLRHIMARYGKQTGELMIVLVTRTKSIPFIETIVKEIVDRLPKVKSIVQNVNSKKTNVILGDHMTLLWGDEVIHDMIGDVKFAISAKSFYQINPDQTKVLYDKALDYAGLTGEETVIDAYCGIGTISLFLAKQAKKVIGVEVVEEAIEDARRNAELNEITNAEFIVGDAGNVIAEWYQKGNTADVIVVDPPRKGCEESLLNTIIEMKPNKVVYVSCNPGTLARDLHILEAGGYKAVDIQPVDMFPMTTHVENVVLLELKS